One genomic segment of Anaerotignum faecicola includes these proteins:
- a CDS encoding metal-sensing transcriptional repressor: MQADKKKVGTLLKTARGQIDGILNMIEEDRYCIDISHQLMATMAILNKANKEVLSAHLKTCVRNAETAAERDEKIDELIEIMGKVIK, encoded by the coding sequence ATGCAGGCAGATAAAAAAAAGGTAGGCACGCTGCTGAAAACCGCCAGAGGGCAGATTGACGGCATCCTCAACATGATCGAGGAGGATCGCTACTGCATTGATATTTCCCATCAGCTGATGGCAACCATGGCGATTCTCAATAAAGCCAATAAGGAAGTGCTTTCCGCACATCTGAAAACCTGCGTCCGCAATGCCGAAACGGCTGCGGAACGGGATGAAAAAATTGATGAGTTAATTGAAATTATGGGTAAAGTAATCAAATAA